One window of the Macaca thibetana thibetana isolate TM-01 chromosome 1, ASM2454274v1, whole genome shotgun sequence genome contains the following:
- the LSM10 gene encoding U7 snRNA-associated Sm-like protein LSm10, whose protein sequence is MALSHSVKERTISENSLIILLQGLQGRVTTVDLRDESVAHGRIDNVDAFMNIRLAKVTYTDRWGHQVKLDDLFVTGRNVRYVHIPDDVNITSTIEQQLQIIHRVRNFGGKGQGRWEFPSKNYK, encoded by the coding sequence ATGGCACTGAGCCATTCAGTGAAGGAGCGGACCATCTCTGAGAACAGCCTGATCATCCTACTGCAGGGCCTCCAGGGCCGGGTAACCACTGTGGACCTGCGGGATGAGAGCGTGGCCCATGGACGCATAGACAATGTCGATGCTTTCATGAACATCCGCCTGGCCAAAGTCACCTACACGGACCGTTGGGGGCATCAGGTCAAGCTGGATGACCTCTTTGTGACAGGCCGCAATGTCCGCTACGTCCACATCCCAGATGACGTGAACATCACCTCGACCATTGAGCAACAGCTGCAGATTATCCATCGGGTGCGGAACTTTGGTGGCAAGGGCCAAGGCCGGTGGGAATTTCCCTCCAAAAACTATAAGTGA